One genomic window of Acidobacteriota bacterium includes the following:
- a CDS encoding OmpA family protein — translation MVLFETGQWKITEDGRRSIEQDLSVMRGAPGWVATVEGHADERGTDEWNQALGMYRAKAVKDTLRDLGLEPSQLTIVSYGKTRPISKGRDPESLAVNRRVEIVLHPVPASGRR, via the coding sequence GTGGTGCTCTTCGAGACGGGTCAATGGAAGATCACCGAGGACGGCCGCCGATCGATCGAACAGGACCTCTCCGTGATGCGCGGCGCGCCGGGGTGGGTCGCGACGGTGGAAGGTCACGCGGACGAGCGCGGCACCGACGAGTGGAACCAGGCGCTCGGGATGTACCGGGCCAAGGCGGTCAAGGACACGCTGCGCGACCTCGGGTTGGAGCCGTCGCAGCTCACGATCGTCTCGTACGGGAAGACGCGGCCCATCTCGAAGGGGCGCGACCCGGAGTCGCTCGCCGTCAACCGCCGGGTCGAGATCGTCCTGCATCCCGTCCCGGCCTCCGGCCGGCGCTGA
- a CDS encoding SDR family NAD(P)-dependent oxidoreductase, with translation MPNEPPLPPVLVTGASGFIGGAISRRLAERGHAVVALDLPGKPVSHLSRTGIQLVTGDVTSRADCDRVVTTRGVGSVVHCAALMGGSLPRDEAMRINAGGTETLASAAADAGVRRFVYISSVTVHGMPPRENIDEKEPMTSIGLPYADSKIAAEKSLQKLQAEGRIDLTVLRPADVYGPRAGEWVVKLVDAMRRGTMIHIGGGSGLVNVTFVDNLADAVLACLHGAGTGGAAYIITDGRPVSWKRYLDALAKAASVKPPRISVPLLVARPAVAAMEAVLPRLGRKPPLGRLGLNLLTSRTTYSIQKARRELSWSPTVGFDAGMKKVAEWLSREGAASGGSRPPDA, from the coding sequence ATGCCGAACGAACCGCCCCTGCCGCCGGTCCTCGTCACGGGAGCCAGTGGCTTCATCGGCGGCGCCATCTCACGCCGGCTCGCAGAGCGCGGCCATGCTGTCGTCGCGCTGGATCTTCCCGGCAAGCCGGTGTCGCACCTTTCGCGGACGGGAATTCAACTCGTAACAGGAGACGTCACGTCCCGAGCTGATTGCGATCGGGTCGTGACCACCAGGGGAGTCGGATCCGTCGTCCACTGCGCGGCGCTCATGGGCGGGTCTCTTCCGCGAGACGAGGCGATGCGGATCAACGCGGGCGGGACGGAAACCCTTGCGAGTGCCGCAGCCGACGCAGGCGTCCGCCGGTTCGTGTACATCAGCAGCGTGACCGTGCACGGAATGCCGCCGCGAGAGAACATCGACGAGAAGGAGCCGATGACGTCGATCGGGCTCCCGTACGCGGACAGCAAGATCGCGGCGGAGAAGTCGCTCCAGAAGCTGCAAGCGGAAGGGCGAATCGACCTGACCGTTCTGCGCCCAGCCGACGTCTACGGGCCACGTGCCGGCGAGTGGGTGGTCAAGCTCGTCGACGCGATGCGGCGCGGGACGATGATCCACATCGGCGGCGGGAGCGGGCTGGTGAACGTGACCTTCGTCGACAACCTCGCCGACGCCGTCCTCGCCTGCCTGCACGGCGCCGGCACGGGAGGCGCGGCCTACATCATCACCGATGGCCGCCCGGTGTCGTGGAAGCGTTACCTCGACGCGCTCGCGAAGGCGGCCTCCGTCAAGCCGCCGCGGATCTCGGTTCCCCTGCTCGTCGCACGGCCCGCGGTCGCAGCCATGGAGGCGGTGCTTCCCAGGCTCGGCAGGAAGCCTCCCCTCGGGCGGCTCGGCCTGAATCTCCTGACCTCCCGGACAACCTACTCGATTCAAAAAGCGAGACGAGAGCTCTCCTGGTCCCCGACCGTGGGGTTCGACGCGGGGATGAAGAAGGTCGCCGAGTGGCTCTCTAGGGAAGGCGCCGCTTCGGGTGGGAGCCGCCCGCCGGACGCCTGA
- a CDS encoding cold shock domain-containing protein — MATGTIKKVMKDRGFGFILTSDGKEVFFHRSECRGCDFNVLDQGHQVEFELKEDPKGPRALNVKVGA, encoded by the coding sequence ATGGCCACGGGAACGATCAAGAAAGTGATGAAGGATCGCGGCTTCGGATTCATCCTGACGAGCGACGGGAAAGAGGTCTTCTTCCATCGCAGCGAGTGCCGTGGATGTGATTTCAACGTGCTCGACCAGGGACACCAGGTCGAGTTCGAGCTGAAGGAAGATCCCAAGGGCCCGCGGGCGCTGAACGTCAAAGTCGGCGCGTGA
- a CDS encoding carboxypeptidase regulatory-like domain-containing protein: MRSVLHEVRALGALVVLLLAGGGLPAAATADSLDPAAPPAASSAPAPPDTVESGGSAAGTGVYRGVVTDRRSGKAVSGASVVFTNEETGEAYQAATGDAGQYEVRLPAGEYVVDIKVGRKTYRSTGTFREEAAGKRWTMDFTIGTKLTEKDLKITTTPRDIRVIQAEPRPPLEGSKKWLEFFIFIGGLAAVGALAN; this comes from the coding sequence ATGCGAAGCGTGCTTCACGAAGTGAGGGCTCTCGGGGCTCTCGTCGTTCTTCTCCTGGCGGGGGGCGGCCTCCCGGCCGCGGCGACCGCCGATTCCCTCGATCCGGCCGCCCCGCCGGCGGCCTCGAGCGCTCCCGCCCCCCCGGACACGGTCGAGAGCGGCGGATCGGCGGCGGGGACCGGCGTGTATCGCGGGGTCGTCACCGACAGGAGATCCGGAAAGGCGGTCTCCGGCGCGTCGGTCGTCTTCACCAACGAGGAGACGGGCGAGGCCTACCAGGCGGCGACCGGCGACGCCGGACAGTACGAGGTGCGCCTGCCCGCGGGGGAGTACGTCGTCGACATCAAGGTGGGGCGGAAGACCTACCGGAGCACCGGCACGTTTCGCGAGGAAGCGGCCGGCAAGCGCTGGACGATGGACTTCACCATCGGGACGAAGCTCACCGAGAAGGATCTCAAGATCACGACCACGCCCAGGGACATCCGCGTCATCCAGGCCGAGCCGCGGCCGCCGCTCGAGGGCTCGAAGAAGTGGCTCGAGTTCTTCATCTTCATCGGGGGGCTCGCCGCGGTCGGGGCGCTGGCGAACTGA
- a CDS encoding GAF domain-containing protein, protein MKSIHSGSTEVLPRMSRETPAAGDSLAHYRLVEKIGEGGMGTVFKAWDTRLERTVALKIVSREIVERQDPSRARLLREARLASSLNHPHIATIYGFEEVDGRDVIVMEYVQGPTLRQRIRSGPMDVRDVLDVAAAIADALGEAHGAGVIHRDVKPENVILSARGPKVMDFGLAKLSAPEPAGGADADSGRQVTQISTAGMAVGTVAYMSPEQAVGRAVDARTDVFSFGVVLYEMLTREPAFSGDSDVDVLYEILHHAPRPIAEINPDSTADVQAIVDRCTAKDPQSRYANAREICAEIKRARISLDVQRARTLHTLFTISREMTAILALEPLLQRIAALVKSLIEYDVLGIFRVDATGEGLNWIGGSGYSPERARRTVYRADRGVCGRVLRTREPIAVGDVTRDADYYPPNGEAYLSNLAVPLIHMDRVIGVLNMESRRAHFFTSEHVTIMSTLAGPIAAAMENARLFEQSRAQALALESLHEVGREVASILDVDFLLDRIGEITRRVIDHDLFTVFLLDEKTGLFSWRIATGYDPAWVAERELRLGEGIISRAVEAREAVVVDDVSIDPDYVPPRTVDGRVPRSELAVPLVAQDRVLGVLAFESFEPGHFTPDHGRLASILASQVATAIENGQLYREIQDRARVREEEADRVRRRFESYVTPHIAEQVFRDPNGKTLAGERRVVTVLVADVRGFTSVAESVPGESIVSFLQEFFSVMTHVVFKFEGTVDKFLGDALMAFYGAPVAHDPRYGPSDAQRAVFAALDMRDAFARLRDRWWARDAAFGTLDLAVGINTGTCLLGNMGSDKRVEYTAIGGVVNLAFRLCREAAAGEIRIGGRTHADVHEDVKVQALDADASPGDPRAHVVVGLKYLS, encoded by the coding sequence TTGAAATCCATCCACTCCGGTTCGACCGAGGTGCTCCCGCGCATGTCGAGGGAAACTCCCGCCGCCGGCGATAGTCTCGCGCACTACCGGCTCGTCGAGAAGATCGGCGAGGGGGGGATGGGGACGGTCTTCAAGGCGTGGGACACGCGCCTCGAGCGGACCGTGGCCCTGAAGATCGTGTCGCGAGAGATCGTCGAACGGCAGGACCCCTCGCGCGCCCGCCTCCTCCGGGAGGCGCGCCTCGCCTCCTCGCTCAACCATCCCCACATCGCGACGATCTACGGGTTCGAGGAGGTCGACGGCCGCGACGTCATCGTCATGGAGTACGTCCAGGGGCCGACGCTGCGGCAGCGCATCCGGAGCGGGCCGATGGACGTGCGCGACGTGCTCGACGTGGCCGCCGCGATCGCGGACGCGCTGGGGGAGGCGCACGGCGCGGGGGTGATCCACCGCGACGTCAAGCCGGAAAACGTGATCCTCTCGGCGCGAGGCCCCAAGGTGATGGACTTCGGCCTGGCCAAGCTCTCCGCGCCGGAGCCCGCGGGAGGGGCCGACGCGGACTCCGGGCGGCAGGTGACCCAGATCTCGACCGCCGGGATGGCGGTCGGGACCGTCGCGTACATGTCCCCCGAGCAGGCGGTCGGCCGCGCCGTCGACGCCAGGACCGACGTCTTCTCGTTCGGGGTCGTCCTCTACGAGATGCTCACGCGCGAGCCGGCCTTCTCGGGCGACTCCGACGTGGACGTCCTCTACGAGATCCTCCACCACGCCCCGAGGCCCATCGCCGAGATCAATCCCGACTCGACCGCCGACGTGCAGGCGATCGTGGACCGATGCACCGCCAAGGATCCCCAGAGCCGGTACGCGAACGCGCGGGAGATCTGCGCCGAGATCAAGCGGGCCCGCATCAGCCTCGACGTGCAGCGCGCCCGCACGCTCCACACGCTCTTCACGATCTCGCGCGAGATGACGGCGATCCTCGCGCTCGAGCCGCTGCTCCAGAGAATCGCCGCCCTCGTGAAGAGCCTCATCGAGTACGACGTCCTCGGCATCTTCCGGGTCGACGCCACCGGGGAGGGGCTGAACTGGATCGGCGGCTCGGGCTACTCGCCGGAGCGCGCGCGCCGCACCGTCTACCGCGCCGACCGCGGCGTGTGCGGCCGCGTGCTGCGGACGCGCGAGCCGATCGCGGTGGGCGACGTCACGCGGGATGCGGACTACTACCCGCCGAACGGGGAGGCCTACCTCTCCAACCTGGCGGTGCCGCTGATCCACATGGACCGGGTGATCGGCGTGCTCAACATGGAGAGCCGGCGGGCGCACTTCTTCACGAGCGAGCACGTCACCATCATGTCGACGCTGGCCGGCCCGATCGCCGCCGCGATGGAGAACGCGCGCCTCTTCGAGCAGAGCCGCGCGCAGGCGCTCGCGCTCGAGTCCCTTCACGAGGTGGGGAGGGAGGTCGCGTCGATCCTGGACGTCGATTTCCTGCTCGACCGAATCGGCGAGATCACCCGGCGCGTGATCGACCACGACCTCTTCACCGTCTTTCTTCTCGACGAGAAGACGGGCCTCTTCTCGTGGAGGATCGCGACCGGCTACGACCCCGCGTGGGTCGCGGAGCGGGAGCTCCGTCTCGGAGAAGGGATCATCAGCCGCGCGGTGGAGGCGCGCGAGGCCGTCGTGGTCGACGACGTGTCGATCGATCCCGACTACGTCCCCCCGAGGACGGTCGACGGACGCGTCCCGAGATCCGAGCTCGCCGTGCCGCTCGTCGCGCAGGACCGCGTCCTCGGCGTCCTCGCGTTCGAGAGCTTCGAGCCGGGCCACTTCACACCGGATCACGGGCGCCTGGCCTCCATCCTCGCGAGCCAGGTCGCCACGGCCATCGAGAACGGGCAGCTCTATCGCGAGATCCAGGATCGGGCGCGGGTGCGGGAGGAGGAGGCGGACCGCGTCCGGCGGCGCTTCGAGTCGTACGTGACGCCGCACATCGCCGAGCAGGTCTTCCGCGATCCGAACGGGAAGACGCTCGCCGGCGAGCGGCGGGTCGTCACGGTTCTCGTCGCGGACGTCCGCGGGTTCACGTCGGTCGCGGAGTCGGTTCCGGGCGAATCAATCGTCTCGTTCCTGCAGGAGTTCTTCTCGGTGATGACGCACGTCGTCTTCAAGTTCGAGGGGACCGTGGACAAGTTCCTGGGCGACGCCCTCATGGCGTTCTACGGCGCGCCGGTGGCCCATGATCCGCGGTACGGACCCTCGGACGCGCAGCGGGCCGTCTTCGCGGCGCTCGACATGCGGGACGCCTTCGCGAGGCTCCGCGACAGGTGGTGGGCGAGGGACGCCGCGTTCGGGACGCTCGATCTCGCGGTCGGAATCAACACCGGGACGTGTCTGCTCGGGAACATGGGATCGGACAAGCGCGTCGAGTACACGGCCATCGGCGGCGTCGTGAACCTCGCCTTCCGGCTCTGCCGCGAGGCGGCGGCGGGGGAGATCCGGATCGGGGGGAGGACCCACGCCGACGTGCACGAGGACGTGAAGGTGCAGGCCCTCGATGCCGACGCGTCGCCCGGCGATCCGCGCGCCCACGTCGTCGTCGGGCTCAAGTACCTTTCGTAG
- the truA gene encoding tRNA pseudouridine(38-40) synthase TruA produces the protein MRNLKALLEYDGTRYSGWQIQKNARTVGGAFAEALADVARESPPIYAAGRTDAGVHAVAQVVSFRLRSELTTRDLQEKLNDRLPADVNVLHVEPVPMTFHARHSATARTYRYQVSRRRTAFDKRFVWWVRAPIDVEVLRKSAELIARAKDFRSFAEADRDDDAEGADAPTTRCRIHEAAWTEEDHLLIFRIRADRFLWRMVRRLTGTMIAAATRKIDPGSIGKWLEHPSREPAALTAPPSGLFLESVEYPVEPERREPARGFRRPAGGSHPKRRLP, from the coding sequence GTGCGCAATCTGAAGGCCCTCCTCGAGTACGACGGCACCCGCTACAGCGGCTGGCAGATCCAGAAGAACGCCCGCACCGTCGGCGGCGCCTTCGCCGAGGCGCTCGCGGACGTGGCTCGCGAGTCGCCGCCCATCTACGCGGCCGGGCGCACCGACGCCGGCGTCCACGCGGTCGCCCAGGTCGTCTCGTTCAGGCTCCGGTCGGAGCTCACGACCCGCGACCTCCAGGAGAAGCTGAACGACCGGTTGCCGGCGGACGTCAACGTGCTCCACGTCGAGCCCGTGCCGATGACCTTCCACGCGCGCCACTCCGCGACGGCGCGGACGTACCGCTACCAGGTCTCACGGCGCCGCACGGCGTTCGACAAGCGGTTCGTCTGGTGGGTGCGCGCGCCGATCGACGTCGAAGTCCTTCGAAAAAGCGCTGAGCTCATCGCCCGGGCGAAGGACTTCCGCTCCTTCGCCGAGGCCGACAGGGACGACGACGCCGAGGGGGCGGATGCGCCGACCACTCGCTGCCGGATCCACGAGGCCGCGTGGACGGAGGAGGACCATCTCCTGATCTTCCGGATCCGCGCCGACCGCTTCCTGTGGCGCATGGTCAGGCGGCTGACCGGGACGATGATCGCCGCCGCGACGAGGAAGATCGATCCGGGGTCGATCGGAAAGTGGCTCGAGCACCCCTCGCGCGAGCCCGCGGCGCTGACGGCTCCTCCCTCGGGGCTATTCCTCGAGTCGGTGGAGTATCCAGTAGAGCCTGAGAGGCGGGAGCCCGCGAGGGGCTTCAGGCGTCCGGCGGGCGGCTCCCACCCGAAGCGGCGCCTTCCCTAG
- a CDS encoding adenylosuccinate synthase translates to MANIIVVGGQWGDEGKGKVVDYLTSRFDVVVRYSGGPNAGHTVRRGEKKFALHHVPSGILTDGVFCVIGNGAVIDPVSLVAELRTLEEQGVSVRGRLAISQRAHVIVPAYVRKEKALEESRGDGRIGTTLKGVGPAYEAKAARTGVRMVDLLDAGALLRALSAAVPADEVASTAASLTELASILKEYIADTTRLLADRMEDGERVLFEGAQGTLLDVDHGTYPFVTSSSAVAGGACTGAGVSPTRIDGVLGVFKAYSTRVGAGPFPTEEKGERGEKLRTRGNEYGTTTGRPRRCGWFDTVLARYAVRVNGIDSAAMTLLDVLDGFDEIPVAIGYRYKGDRIRQFPTEPWVLDAVEPEYTTMKGWRTDTTGCRSFEELPRQAQEYIRTIEDAIECDIDMISVGPEPERSAIREVSKLSAWLADGA, encoded by the coding sequence GTGGCCAATATCATCGTCGTCGGAGGCCAGTGGGGTGATGAGGGGAAGGGCAAGGTCGTCGACTACCTCACCTCGCGGTTCGACGTGGTCGTTCGCTACTCGGGAGGCCCCAACGCCGGGCACACCGTCAGGCGCGGCGAGAAGAAGTTCGCGCTCCACCACGTGCCGTCCGGAATCCTCACCGACGGGGTCTTCTGCGTGATCGGCAACGGCGCGGTGATCGACCCCGTCTCCCTCGTCGCCGAGCTGCGCACCCTCGAGGAGCAGGGGGTGTCGGTGCGCGGCCGGCTGGCCATCAGCCAGCGGGCCCACGTCATCGTCCCGGCGTACGTGCGCAAGGAGAAGGCTCTCGAGGAGTCCCGCGGGGACGGACGGATCGGCACCACCCTGAAGGGGGTCGGGCCCGCGTACGAGGCGAAGGCCGCGCGCACGGGTGTCCGCATGGTGGATCTGCTGGACGCCGGCGCGCTCCTCCGCGCTCTCTCGGCGGCGGTGCCGGCCGACGAGGTCGCCTCGACCGCGGCGTCCCTCACCGAGCTCGCCTCCATCCTGAAGGAGTACATCGCCGACACGACGCGCCTCCTCGCCGACCGGATGGAGGACGGAGAGCGCGTTCTGTTCGAAGGGGCGCAGGGGACCCTCCTCGACGTGGACCACGGGACGTACCCGTTCGTCACGTCGTCGAGCGCGGTGGCCGGCGGCGCCTGCACCGGGGCCGGAGTGAGCCCCACGCGCATCGACGGCGTTCTCGGCGTCTTCAAGGCCTATTCCACGCGCGTCGGCGCGGGCCCGTTCCCGACCGAGGAGAAGGGGGAGCGCGGCGAGAAGCTTCGCACCCGCGGGAACGAGTACGGCACCACCACGGGGCGCCCGAGGCGCTGCGGCTGGTTCGACACCGTCCTGGCCCGCTACGCGGTCCGCGTCAACGGCATCGACAGCGCGGCGATGACGCTCCTCGACGTCCTCGACGGGTTTGACGAGATCCCCGTCGCCATCGGATACCGCTACAAGGGCGATCGGATCCGGCAGTTTCCCACCGAGCCGTGGGTCCTCGACGCCGTGGAGCCGGAGTACACCACGATGAAGGGATGGCGCACCGACACGACGGGCTGCCGATCGTTCGAGGAGCTGCCGCGCCAGGCTCAGGAGTACATCCGCACCATCGAAGACGCGATCGAGTGCGACATCGACATGATCTCCGTGGGGCCCGAGCCGGAGAGGAGCGCGATTCGAGAAGTCTCCAAGCTCTCCGCCTGGCTGGCCGACGGAGCCTGA
- a CDS encoding tetratricopeptide repeat protein, with translation MHEPISECPAGTRRPAGLVRCAAGLLVAALALSAPGGARAAATGTPAAAWDDFREGEKRSRSGDLTGALESFRTARASLETSLPVDRSLADALALDLYNLASSFSTAKDAASSLACFEQLFLMRKGVGPLRDAAFETTVRAGAESIADWAVSTGNAGLALPVYRARVEAEPASVPARLKLASALLQLGRFDAVREAVQDIRKLSPRSVETWDLAARVDLAESDRMMDRGSQREARLRLEWALGDLDEAFKLDPNRPQRLRDYASTAGALADLLEEEGDFTGSDAARARSIGAADEALKLGGAAGALRLERALRLAAWDRPADALDEFARAAEALAREGAGEPAGAARGGVARTLVRMALDAMNEERWGDAEAALSRARKDDPRSAPDVEAASRALAERRARVEAIVAAAEKAGAAEPGRGDAHLALADLYFDRGRYDDAEAEIFKASRSDTARPKDAALTLRRHWLRPGLPEPARRLEIEVAGGRVPLVFATEEGLADVRKLFPEAWRRVAAVLGTLPGGEPPVLKVYGNRRAFRAAGFPRTPAWSAVAWHRGVIGVYAEPGRDAGAWARVLGRGIALWAVDRLSRGRAPIWLAEGVASASVAGDRDLGAAAAPPVTAASWIAVRDLDAAIRDGWNDTERCPPLQDESGALADALAAPDRGADSLRRFVDAMAAGRGVGPEKALSQALRLDFAGLDRLGRGVLAARPPK, from the coding sequence ATGCACGAACCGATTTCGGAGTGTCCAGCCGGAACGAGGCGTCCGGCCGGGCTCGTCCGGTGCGCGGCGGGGCTCCTCGTCGCCGCCCTCGCGCTGTCGGCCCCGGGCGGAGCCCGCGCTGCGGCGACCGGGACGCCGGCCGCCGCGTGGGACGACTTCCGGGAAGGCGAGAAGCGATCGCGATCCGGCGACCTGACGGGGGCGCTCGAGTCGTTCCGCACGGCCCGCGCGTCGCTCGAGACGAGCCTTCCGGTCGACCGCTCGCTGGCCGACGCCCTCGCGCTGGATCTCTACAACCTCGCGTCGTCGTTTTCGACGGCGAAGGATGCCGCCTCGAGCCTCGCGTGCTTCGAGCAGCTCTTCCTGATGCGCAAGGGGGTCGGGCCCCTGAGGGACGCCGCGTTCGAGACGACGGTCCGGGCCGGGGCGGAGTCGATCGCAGACTGGGCCGTCTCGACCGGAAACGCCGGCCTCGCGCTTCCCGTCTATCGCGCGCGCGTCGAGGCCGAGCCGGCCAGCGTCCCCGCGAGGCTCAAGCTGGCGTCGGCCCTCCTGCAGCTCGGCCGGTTCGATGCTGTGCGGGAGGCGGTCCAGGACATCCGGAAGCTGAGCCCGCGCTCCGTCGAGACGTGGGATCTCGCGGCGCGCGTCGATCTCGCGGAGTCGGATCGAATGATGGACCGGGGGTCGCAGCGCGAGGCCAGGCTGCGGCTCGAGTGGGCTCTCGGCGACCTCGACGAAGCCTTCAAGCTGGACCCGAATCGCCCGCAGCGATTGAGGGATTACGCTTCGACAGCGGGGGCCCTGGCGGATCTCCTCGAGGAGGAGGGGGACTTCACGGGATCGGACGCGGCGCGGGCCCGCTCGATCGGAGCCGCAGACGAGGCGCTCAAGCTCGGCGGCGCCGCAGGCGCGCTGCGGCTCGAGCGGGCGCTGCGGCTCGCCGCGTGGGACCGACCGGCCGACGCCCTCGACGAATTCGCGCGCGCCGCGGAGGCCCTCGCCCGCGAGGGGGCGGGTGAGCCGGCCGGGGCGGCCCGGGGCGGGGTCGCGCGCACTCTCGTGCGGATGGCCCTCGATGCGATGAACGAGGAGAGATGGGGTGACGCGGAGGCCGCTCTCAGCCGCGCGCGGAAGGACGATCCGCGGAGCGCGCCCGACGTCGAGGCGGCATCCCGGGCGCTCGCGGAGCGACGGGCGCGTGTCGAGGCGATCGTCGCCGCGGCGGAGAAGGCCGGCGCGGCCGAGCCCGGCCGGGGGGACGCGCACCTCGCTCTCGCCGATCTCTATTTCGATCGTGGCCGGTACGACGATGCCGAGGCCGAGATCTTCAAGGCCTCGCGATCCGACACGGCCCGGCCGAAGGACGCCGCGCTGACGCTGCGGCGTCACTGGCTTCGCCCGGGGCTTCCCGAGCCCGCGCGTCGCCTCGAGATCGAGGTGGCGGGGGGGCGGGTCCCTCTCGTCTTCGCGACGGAGGAGGGGCTCGCGGACGTCCGCAAGCTCTTTCCGGAGGCCTGGAGGAGGGTTGCCGCCGTGCTCGGAACTCTCCCTGGCGGGGAACCGCCCGTGCTGAAGGTCTACGGCAACCGGCGCGCGTTCCGCGCGGCAGGCTTCCCTCGGACGCCGGCGTGGTCGGCCGTGGCGTGGCACCGCGGGGTCATCGGCGTGTACGCCGAGCCGGGCCGCGACGCCGGCGCGTGGGCGCGCGTGCTGGGCCGGGGGATCGCGCTCTGGGCGGTGGACCGCCTCAGCCGCGGGCGCGCGCCGATCTGGCTCGCCGAGGGCGTGGCCTCGGCCTCGGTGGCGGGTGACCGCGACCTGGGAGCGGCGGCAGCGCCGCCGGTGACCGCCGCGTCGTGGATCGCCGTGCGCGATCTCGACGCCGCGATCCGGGATGGATGGAACGACACCGAGCGGTGCCCGCCGTTGCAGGACGAATCGGGGGCCCTGGCGGACGCCCTCGCGGCGCCGGACCGCGGCGCGGACTCCCTCCGGCGCTTCGTCGACGCGATGGCCGCCGGTCGCGGGGTCGGCCCGGAGAAGGCCCTCTCCCAGGCGCTGCGCCTGGATTTCGCCGGCCTCGATCGCCTCGGCCGCGGAGTCCTGGCGGCTCGCCCGCCGAAGTGA
- a CDS encoding response regulator: MLVRCPKCRGENRLTDVPAGDKVLSYLCQVCEQIVRLDLSLDEVKSSSSSGGYASVQRRPTVLVADDSGLVLRMATDLLMEAGFNVITAADGADALRRIEDDHPDLVVLDLLMPRVTGFDVLREMKRNERVRETPVLVMSGVYKDDVVSHLNQMGASGFMDKDLLAETLVFRVRSLLGTRAA, encoded by the coding sequence ATGCTCGTTCGATGTCCGAAATGCCGTGGTGAGAACCGGCTGACCGATGTTCCCGCAGGCGACAAGGTCCTCAGCTATCTGTGCCAGGTGTGCGAGCAGATCGTGCGGCTCGACCTGTCGCTCGACGAGGTGAAGTCCTCCTCGTCGTCGGGAGGGTACGCGAGCGTGCAGCGGCGGCCCACGGTCCTCGTCGCCGACGACTCGGGGCTCGTGCTCCGGATGGCCACCGATCTCCTGATGGAGGCCGGGTTCAACGTCATCACCGCAGCGGACGGCGCGGACGCGCTGCGGCGCATCGAGGACGATCATCCCGACCTGGTCGTCCTCGATCTGCTCATGCCGCGCGTCACCGGGTTCGACGTCCTGCGCGAGATGAAGCGCAACGAGCGGGTCAGGGAGACCCCCGTCCTCGTGATGAGCGGCGTCTACAAGGACGACGTCGTCTCGCACCTGAACCAGATGGGCGCCTCCGGATTCATGGACAAGGACCTTCTCGCCGAGACGCTCGTCTTCCGGGTCCGCTCCCTGCTCGGAACGCGGGCCGCCTGA
- a CDS encoding SGNH/GDSL hydrolase family protein: protein MSQKSPERPAPSASPTAGRWRHLRMNLALSLVSTAVLLICIETGLRLTQLAPTETLVYPDAAAWERNPGPFAPSQDFVDRFRPSLPHHIHVNSLGFRGREFDARKAPGTYRILCVGDSYTFGDYVDDDDTFPAGLEKRLRQGSPGTAIDVINAGVNGYTITDEAGLVKEKGLALEPDEILVAFVLNDLADLTRQISSRENQRRAAGEMSGSALAPIKRWLRHTATYNFLFVIKATVLGRLGLDPTIQDVPIRHLLYPPYDATTEALFARYRDELLRLRDLAAEHHCRLRLVLYPFYEQVVGGASAEAQARITAMASGAGIPVVDLLPAFLKGGPRAAKLFLMPLDHHPSAAGHRAAAREVARALIAAGFPTKGT from the coding sequence TTGAGCCAGAAGTCTCCCGAGCGACCCGCGCCGTCCGCGTCCCCGACCGCCGGCCGCTGGCGCCATCTCCGGATGAACCTCGCTCTCTCGCTCGTCTCGACGGCGGTGCTCCTGATCTGCATCGAGACCGGGTTGAGGCTGACGCAGCTCGCCCCCACCGAGACGCTGGTCTACCCCGACGCCGCGGCCTGGGAGCGCAACCCGGGGCCGTTCGCCCCGAGCCAGGACTTCGTCGATCGCTTCCGGCCGAGCCTCCCCCACCACATCCACGTGAACTCTCTCGGGTTTCGCGGCCGGGAGTTCGACGCGAGGAAGGCGCCCGGAACGTACCGGATCCTCTGCGTGGGGGACTCGTACACCTTCGGCGACTACGTCGACGACGACGACACCTTTCCGGCCGGCCTCGAGAAGCGCCTGCGCCAGGGCTCGCCCGGGACCGCGATCGATGTCATCAACGCCGGCGTGAACGGCTACACGATCACGGACGAGGCCGGCCTCGTGAAGGAGAAAGGGCTCGCGCTCGAGCCCGACGAGATCCTCGTCGCCTTCGTGCTCAACGATCTCGCCGACCTCACCCGGCAGATCTCCTCGCGCGAGAACCAGCGGCGCGCCGCGGGCGAGATGTCGGGCTCGGCGCTGGCCCCGATCAAGAGGTGGCTCCGCCACACGGCGACGTACAACTTCCTCTTCGTCATCAAGGCGACGGTGCTCGGAAGGCTGGGACTCGACCCGACGATTCAGGACGTGCCGATCCGCCACCTCCTCTATCCGCCGTACGACGCGACGACCGAGGCCCTCTTCGCGCGGTATCGGGACGAGCTGCTCAGGCTCCGGGACCTCGCCGCGGAGCATCACTGCCGGCTGAGGCTCGTCCTCTACCCCTTCTACGAGCAGGTGGTCGGCGGCGCGTCGGCTGAGGCGCAGGCGAGGATCACGGCGATGGCGTCCGGAGCCGGCATCCCGGTCGTCGATCTCCTCCCGGCGTTCCTCAAGGGAGGCCCGCGCGCGGCGAAGCTGTTCCTCATGCCGCTCGATCACCATCCGTCGGCGGCCGGCCATCGGGCGGCGGCGCGCGAGGTCGCGCGCGCCCTGATCGCGGCGGGGTTTCCTACGAAAGGTACTTGA